A section of the Clostridium sp. TW13 genome encodes:
- a CDS encoding ABC transporter ATP-binding protein: MGKNIKESKHSARKWIIEQSKGARILILLIFFMRIIFSGVNLAMTMVLSAFTDYATGNHKYTLIQITLFALILFVIEGAIYVVESISKKSIYSRMEKKIRVNTLEHFQKSNVLKHSEFHSGELIMRLTKDTEQVANCLPTIIINLFGGTLMAIVALVYMFFLSWKMSLIILITIPVMAAMISLFNPIVQKRSKLDKENEDVNRILMNEAINTLSLMQVFSSGSLVINKVKAAYNNKYKSAVKLGSIEGIFSFFNNLMGSTMFLVTMGVGAYYTSKGEFTVGSMIAIINLLNYIVWPFSNIASSISEFNQAIVSADRIMELQNLPKIESRHTLYEVCEKNHQSVEVKQVCFAYEEDKNVLDNVNINLEKNEIVAFVGRNGSGKSTFLKILLGLYSPTSGDIRFCSDDIETRLKSQKIISYVPSSNYIFSGSVIENICMADKVDMDRVIECARKTNANEFIDKFENKYNELIGEGGNLLSSGQAQRIAIARALYHDSLIIVFDEPTSNLGQESIDLLHETIREISNQRICIIATHEKSTIEICNKIYMVENGGIDEILKDKANEIVEGYVDKIENVEVEEIQ; this comes from the coding sequence ATGGGTAAAAATATAAAAGAAAGTAAACATAGTGCCCGGAAGTGGATCATAGAGCAGAGCAAGGGTGCAAGAATTTTAATATTGTTGATCTTCTTTATGAGAATAATTTTTTCAGGAGTAAATCTAGCAATGACAATGGTGTTAAGTGCCTTTACAGATTATGCAACTGGAAATCACAAGTATACATTGATACAGATAACTTTATTTGCACTTATCTTGTTTGTTATTGAAGGCGCAATATATGTTGTTGAATCAATAAGTAAGAAATCCATTTATTCTAGAATGGAGAAAAAAATACGTGTAAACACTCTTGAGCATTTTCAAAAAAGTAATGTTTTAAAACATAGTGAATTCCATTCAGGAGAATTAATTATGCGTCTTACTAAAGATACTGAACAAGTTGCCAATTGTTTACCTACAATAATCATAAATTTATTTGGTGGAACTTTGATGGCGATAGTAGCATTGGTGTATATGTTCTTCTTAAGTTGGAAAATGTCACTTATTATTTTGATAACAATACCTGTAATGGCTGCAATGATTAGCTTATTTAATCCAATAGTTCAAAAAAGAAGTAAGCTTGATAAGGAAAATGAAGACGTTAACAGAATTTTGATGAATGAGGCTATAAATACGCTATCATTAATGCAGGTTTTTTCTTCTGGAAGTCTTGTTATTAACAAAGTAAAAGCTGCATACAACAACAAATATAAAAGTGCAGTGAAATTAGGAAGTATAGAAGGAATCTTTTCATTTTTTAATAATCTAATGGGTAGTACTATGTTTTTAGTAACAATGGGAGTTGGAGCATACTATACTTCAAAAGGTGAGTTCACTGTGGGTAGTATGATAGCCATAATTAATTTGCTTAACTATATAGTTTGGCCATTTTCAAATATAGCAAGTTCAATATCTGAGTTTAATCAAGCAATAGTATCTGCTGATAGAATAATGGAACTTCAAAATTTACCTAAAATTGAGTCAAGGCATACATTATATGAAGTATGTGAGAAAAATCATCAAAGCGTTGAAGTTAAACAAGTATGTTTTGCTTATGAAGAGGATAAAAATGTTCTAGATAATGTGAATATTAATCTAGAAAAAAATGAAATAGTGGCCTTTGTTGGGCGTAATGGCAGCGGAAAGAGTACATTTCTTAAGATATTGTTAGGGTTATATAGTCCTACTTCTGGAGATATTAGATTCTGTAGTGATGATATAGAAACAAGATTAAAATCTCAAAAAATAATATCTTATGTTCCAAGCAGTAATTATATTTTTTCAGGAAGCGTTATAGAGAATATTTGTATGGCTGATAAGGTTGATATGGATAGAGTAATAGAGTGTGCTCGAAAAACTAATGCCAATGAGTTTATAGATAAATTTGAAAATAAGTACAATGAGCTAATTGGAGAGGGTGGAAACCTATTATCCAGTGGACAAGCACAGAGGATTGCAATAGCCAGAGCCTTATATCATGATTCGCTTATTATTGTTTTTGATGAACCAACTTCTAATCTTGGTCAAGAGTCAATTGATTTATTGCATGAAACTATTAGAGAAATTTCAAATCAAAGAATATGCATTATAGCTACCCATGAAAAGAGTACAATTGAAATTTGTAATAAGATTTACATGGTTGAGAATGGAGGAATAGATGAGATATTAAAAGATAAGGCTAATGAGATTGTGGAAGGCTATGTTGATAAAATAGAAAACGTAGAAGTGGAAGAAATTCAGTAA
- a CDS encoding ABC transporter ATP-binding protein has product MEILLKDIKKTINDIDLLKDINITLKSGNAYGFMGANGCGKTVLFKVIVGLMKQTGGEIYVDNKIKDGFLQDCGVIIEGPNFIPYYDGFQNLKVIASYNNKINDEQIRETITKVGLDAYAKKKVKNYSLGMKQKLGIALAIMEDPSVLILDEPLNSLDEASVNNIRSIILEEKRKGKMILIASHLKDDLSILCDVIFEMKAGKIIGEMQCSEKS; this is encoded by the coding sequence ATGGAAATTTTATTAAAAGATATAAAAAAGACAATTAATGATATTGATTTATTAAAGGATATTAACATTACATTAAAATCAGGAAATGCCTATGGTTTTATGGGGGCCAATGGTTGTGGCAAGACAGTTCTATTTAAGGTTATTGTTGGATTGATGAAACAAACTGGAGGAGAAATTTATGTTGATAATAAAATAAAAGATGGCTTTTTGCAAGATTGTGGAGTGATTATAGAAGGACCTAATTTTATACCATATTACGATGGGTTTCAAAATTTAAAAGTGATTGCTTCCTATAATAACAAAATCAATGATGAGCAAATAAGAGAAACAATAACAAAAGTTGGACTAGATGCATATGCAAAGAAAAAAGTTAAAAACTATTCTCTCGGAATGAAGCAAAAGTTAGGAATAGCACTTGCCATAATGGAAGACCCATCTGTACTTATTTTAGATGAACCTCTTAATTCTTTAGATGAAGCTTCAGTAAATAATATAAGAAGTATAATTCTAGAAGAAAAAAGGAAAGGGAAGATGATATTAATAGCTTCGCATCTTAAAGATGACCTGTCTATATTATGTGATGTTATTTTTGAAATGAAGGCTGGAAAGATAATTGGGGAGATGCAGTGCAGCGAAAAAAGTTAA
- a CDS encoding alpha/beta fold hydrolase, whose protein sequence is MGYYVRVEPNVKIYVEDLNPEGDRTILFLHGWPGSHKLFEYQFDQFSKLGYRCIGIDTRGFGESDKPYSGYDYDTLADDVRYVIDTLKLSDITLAGHSTGGAIAIRYMARHKSRGVSKLALFAAAAPSLIKRTNFPYGLEKETVLQIIKGTYSDRPKMLQDFGETFFYQHTSEPFLNWFFQLGLQASGWATAAIANTWIKEELFSDLAAINVPTLIIHGIHDKIVPFELGKVQEQNIANSKLVPFKYSGHGAFYDQREQFNEELVKFIEG, encoded by the coding sequence ATGGGCTACTATGTTAGAGTAGAACCTAATGTGAAAATTTATGTAGAGGATCTTAATCCTGAGGGGGATAGAACAATCTTGTTTTTACACGGTTGGCCTGGAAGCCATAAGTTGTTTGAATATCAATTTGATCAGTTTTCAAAACTTGGATACAGGTGTATAGGGATAGACACAAGAGGATTTGGTGAGTCGGACAAACCTTATAGTGGCTACGATTATGATACGTTAGCGGATGATGTTAGATATGTAATTGATACATTAAAATTAAGTGATATTACGCTGGCAGGACATTCAACTGGAGGAGCAATAGCAATTAGATATATGGCTCGGCATAAAAGTCGTGGGGTATCAAAGCTTGCTCTTTTTGCAGCAGCAGCACCAAGTCTTATCAAACGTACTAATTTTCCTTATGGTTTAGAAAAAGAAACTGTTTTACAAATCATTAAAGGAACCTATAGTGACCGTCCTAAAATGCTTCAAGATTTTGGAGAAACTTTTTTCTATCAGCATACAAGTGAACCTTTTCTAAATTGGTTCTTCCAATTGGGATTACAGGCATCAGGGTGGGCAACTGCAGCTATTGCAAACACTTGGATAAAAGAAGAGTTATTTTCTGATTTAGCAGCAATAAATGTTCCAACTTTAATTATACATGGAATTCATGATAAAATTGTACCTTTTGAATTGGGAAAAGTACAAGAACAAAACATTGCAAATTCAAAACTTGTACCATTTAAATATAGTGGTCATGGAGCTTTCTATGATCAGCGAGAGCAATTTAACGAAGAATTGGTTAAGTTTATTGAAGGGTAG
- a CDS encoding GNAT family N-acetyltransferase — protein sequence MDDSGRLIGFVQVLSDGIKHAYILRLLVHRDFQGKGIGTKIMENLMDLLEENNLSPVLLTKPSEEAFYSKFGLSISNKGFISMFKW from the coding sequence TTGGATGATTCAGGCAGACTTATCGGCTTTGTACAGGTACTTTCAGATGGAATAAAGCATGCTTATATTTTAAGATTGCTTGTACATAGAGACTTTCAAGGTAAGGGAATTGGCACAAAAATAATGGAAAATCTGATGGATCTATTGGAAGAAAATAATCTAAGTCCAGTTTTATTAACAAAACCTTCTGAAGAAGCTTTTTATTCCAAGTTTGGACTATCAATAAGTAATAAAGGCTTTATTTCTATGTTTAAATGGTAA